tgtctaaggagtatttgGACAGCTTGGAGGTGCGGCCGGCGGTCAAACAAACAACCGTCCCGCTGCGGCaccatttcttctctcctctctgcagacGACCGCTGAACACACACCTCACCTGCACCAGGCCCCCCACAGGCCCAGAAAACACACTCCCCTCCGACTGCAGCTCCGGAGGACCTGGGGAGCATacaaacgcacccacacacacacatgcacgcacgtgcacacacacagtcagtttgTATATCTCATTTTGCAGATGGTAAAGGAATCAGTATAAAGCATTAGAACAATATCTAATTTTATACATTGTATGTAAATCAAATAGTTGTGTATATGAAAAGAAAAAACCCTCAAATGAGTAGATGATTGAGACGTGATATGGTAGTCACCTGGTATGACTGTGTTGGTCAGGTAGGCTTCCTGGTTGTCACCTGGTATGACTGTAATAGTCAGGTAAGCTTCAAGATAGTCACCTGGTATGACTGTAATAGTCAGGTAAGCTTCAAGATAGTCACCTGGTATGACTGTAATAGTCAGGTATGCTTTATGGTAGTAGTCACCTGACTGTGATAGTAAGCGTTATGGTAGTAGTCACCTGGTATGACTGTAATAGTCATGTAAGCTTCAAGATTGTCACCTGGTATGACTGTAATAGTCAGGTAAGCTTTGTGGTGTTATGCTTCATGATTGTCACCTGATATGATTGTAATAGTCAGGTATGTGCTACGGTAGTAGTCACCTGGTATGACTGTAATAGTCATGTAAGCTTCAAGATAGTCACCTGATATGATTGTAATAGTCAGGTGTGTGGTATGGTAGTAGTCACCTGGTATGACTGTGATAGTCAGGTGTGCTTTGTGGTCCAGAGCAGTAGGGATGTGTGCAGCGCACCAGTAGACGCCAGAGTCTGCATCCTGCAGGTTCCTCATGGTCACAGTGAAGACATGCTGAATGACATCATCATTAATGGACAGCTTCATGTTGGGAGTCGACGGGCTCTTGGTGTTGATCAAGATGCTGCAGGAGTCCCAGGTGTATCCCCTGCACCAGTACTTCAGCAGAGGGGCGTGCTGCTCCTCGTAATGGCACGGTACGGTTACTGAGCCTCCCCTCTGCACGTACAGATTACGGAGAGTCCTGACGCACTCCAGCGCTGCACAAAGACACATCCGTTTATTCACGAGTTATTAGTTGTGAGCAGGGGCATAGCATCATATTTTGGGTACTATTCAGTGAAACCAAGACTTTTTCAACAATTCTTTCatataatgtacagtacatgtaacatTTTACATTAAGAAAAACATTAGTGCAAGATAATTTCACTATATACACTTTGTTACAGTACAGGCTACTTTTCTGtaatataaataatatttttTGTTGCCATATGTAAAACAAGTGTAACCCGTTGGTAGTCACAGTAGATTAAAATGACCTGGTTCAATATTTACATCATTAAGTCATTGTAAAGCATTTCATAAAAttcattcaaatattacatacacaataacaaaaacatatggataataatacatataaaatagAAGAAAAAGTATTCCATCCAATAAAGCATTAGGGAAAATGATCTGAATGTTATCATTGTATCATtgaggtttttttatttatttatttttatttcagacAACAGAAAAATATCTACTTGTTTTTTCTTTCAACCCAGCCCCTCTTTTAACTCACTCTGGAAGTTGATGAATAGACAGACCCACAGGTATAATTCAATCATCATGACGACTGTCATCTAAATGTGGACCTTCTGCCTGAGGTAGTGGTGTTGCCTTGTGTCTCTCAAGCTTGAGATCATGTGAGTGGTCTGGAAAATGCAACATTTGCATACAGGAAAGcgtatatggtgtgtgtggtgtgaacaTGCCTCAGCTTACTTGTGTCTCTGGCCATGCCGCAGTGGAAACTGAAACAATAGCAGATGCATAGGGGACTTTCTCAGTCTTCAGGCTTCCTGTGGAGGTgtttttatatatactgtacctatATGGAGACATTACACCACGTACCTTCACAAGAACTAAATGAGGGTTAGCAAAATGTTCACTATATTACCTTTATTATAGTTGCATATTGTAAATGTTCTATTCAGGCTAAAGAcagtttgtttttttatgatCAAATGGATAAATAGACAAACATTGCCATGTTTCTCAAGACATTGTGTCATCTTTTCTGAAATCATTGTGTTGATTTAGATAGAATtcttttttgtgcttttattatttattattttttgagATTGGCCTGAATaaagtgacaggaaacgagtgcaggggagagagagatggggaaggatcagcaaaggacctCAGACCTGAAACAAACCCGGGTCGCAGGCGTAGCAGCAGGCCAGTGCCCAGCCGTGTGAACCCCACGGCTGGGCCAGATGGAATTCATGTTTAAATATTCTTAAAGGAAATTTGCCTGTTGTTTACattttaagtgtaaaatgtagaAGAATGCAGAAACAAAATGAGTACAAAGTTgggacgtgtgcgtgtgcgtgtgtacagtctGTACTCATGTTAATTGAGGAGCAAAAGAAGAATCAGACATACCTTTTTCCCAAAACATTTTAatcagaataaaaaaaatagaaaacataTGTTGAGACTTCTTAAACAACAGTCAGTTATTGAAATTAAACTAAAAGATAAGAGGCATTTTCCCCACAGCTGAATGCTTATATGACCATAGAAAAGGTCTCCATGGAAACACAGCTGCCAAGACACACAGGTGAGTCACGCCTCTCTGGGGTCAGCTAAGATATcagcatttgtgttttttttatttgttagtttcttcacacacgcacacacacatacacgcacacgcacacacacacgcacacgcacacgcacacacacgcacgcacgcacgcacacacatacacacatacacacaaacaggtgaTGTTGTGCCTTGTTTTGTTCTGTAGTAGCTGTCTATTTGAAGGTTGCTGCTGCTGGAAATTCAAATCCATTTAGACTTTTAATGACCCATAAATCCACAGTTATGGAAATTAACAGAACCTGGATCAGTCATGAGAAAGAAAAATGCATCCTTATGGATGCagaacattttgaaaattatCATTTTGATTTGTCAGTGAGGTGAATTTTTATGATAATCAATCTTTGAAGGTGATATTTGTGACACAATTTGTGGGTAGTCTGGGCCAGCAGACCTTCACCATGTCACCACAACTACATATACAGCTTCTAAATTCCTGTAGTTGCTCTTGTGTTGAAGACAAAATGGCGGCCTCTACTGGTGACCAAGGTTACTGTTGTCTTAGAACCCCAGGTATGATGCTATGGCAACTGTTGTCTTAGAATGCTTTAGATTTCCTCAACCTCCACAGTGCTAAAGATGAGATGGAGCTATGGCTACGATTGTCTATGGTTCTTAGGAGAAACCCTACAGTTCTTAGAACCCCAGATCCCTAAGCTCCGCTGTCACAGGTGAGATGGACCTCTCTGCTTGCTTGGTTTACTCAGCGTGTTCTCTGAGGTGGAGGTCCACATACTGCAAGATGAGCTGCAGTGCTTGGAGCAGCAGGGTGTCTGTGTGCAGCTCTGGGTCCAGCTCCTCAAAGTAGTTCTTCACCGGCACCATGGAGGACATGGGCATGCCCAGTACAGCGCTGGCCCTCTGcatctacacgcacgcacgcacgcacacacacacacacattaaaaacacacacataagtcTACTTGATACCCGAAAGTACAGCACTGGTCCGCTCCATCTAgaaacacttgcacgcacgcacgcacacacacacacaccaatacacatatattaaaaaacacacacataagtcTACTTGATACCCAGAAGAACAGCACTGGTCCGCTCCATCtagaaatgcacgcacgcacgcacacacacacacaataaacccaCACATAAGTCTATGTGGTCCACAAAGGCACACATGAGCATGTGTTTGGATTGGCTAAAGCTATATCTGCTGACATGGTTTACATTACAGTTCTTCAAGTTTAAGATGTACAGACACttagaaaaaatgttttaaactttatttatgataggacagtgaaggtggagacaggaagcgagtgggtagagagagacggggaagggccggcaaaggacccgggccgggaatcgaacccgggtcagccgcatggtagacgagtgccctataaGCCCCCACAAGATGAACCTACGCACTTCCTGACATCAGGGCACAGCCGCCTACAATACTGATCCTGTCACTTGTTTAGGCCTTACCACATTTTTTAAAGGCGTGCTCCTGTACACCTGAGACATGTCGGTTGTGTTGACGTACACCTTGTCCACGTGTGTTACCAGTGCCACCTGGTGTACACCTGtggcaaacacagacaacacaaaaaCAGATTTCATTTAATTGAATTCAAAATATCAAGTACAAAACACATACTAAAACAGAAGTGggatttgaaacacacacacacacacacacacacacacacacacacacacacacacacacacacacacacacacacacacacacacacacacacacacacacaaacacacacacacacacacacctagag
This is a stretch of genomic DNA from Engraulis encrasicolus isolate BLACKSEA-1 chromosome 6, IST_EnEncr_1.0, whole genome shotgun sequence. It encodes these proteins:
- the LOC134450550 gene encoding polymeric immunoglobulin receptor-like; this translates as MARDTTLECVRTLRNLYVQRGGSVTVPCHYEEQHAPLLKYWCRGYTWDSCSILINTKSPSTPNMKLSINDDVIQHVFTVTMRNLQDADSGVYWCAAHIPTALDHKAHLTITVIPGPPELQSEGSVFSGPVGGLVQVRCVFSGRLQRGEKKWCRSGTVVCLTAGRTSKLSKYSLDTDTHTGVLTVTIRDLRASDAGWYWCAGRDTQLPVYVSVGLSRQGTEKPQPQPQTLQGQTTDHSGASKNKSARNESIHSYDSLFQWVFTSTRRE